In Holophagales bacterium, one DNA window encodes the following:
- the folE gene encoding GTP cyclohydrolase I FolE, which produces MLASTAPLVDLPRPLGPVDQPRLERAVREMLLAIGEDPEREGLLDTPARVARSWSELFAGLRDEPGRHLARTFAAESDDLVSLRDIEFSSFCEHHLLPVFGRAHIAYLPSGRRVVGLSKLARTVEVYARRPQLQERFTAQVADALMEHLAPRGVLVVVEAEHMCMKMRGVRKEWPVMTTIAHRGELSHDREQRAEVLALLGFGGSAAPRRDARPRAGATEGPSDSPTRPLHLV; this is translated from the coding sequence ATGCTCGCCTCCACCGCTCCGCTCGTCGACCTGCCGCGACCGCTGGGGCCAGTCGACCAGCCGCGTCTCGAGCGCGCCGTCCGCGAGATGCTGCTCGCCATCGGCGAAGACCCCGAACGCGAAGGGCTCCTCGATACGCCGGCGCGCGTCGCTCGCTCCTGGTCGGAGCTCTTCGCCGGGTTGCGCGACGAGCCCGGTCGTCACCTCGCCCGCACCTTCGCCGCCGAGTCCGACGACCTGGTGAGCCTGCGCGACATCGAGTTCTCGAGCTTCTGCGAGCACCACCTGCTGCCGGTCTTCGGCCGCGCCCACATCGCCTACTTGCCGTCCGGCCGACGCGTCGTCGGCCTTTCGAAGCTCGCGCGGACGGTCGAGGTGTACGCCCGACGCCCGCAGCTCCAGGAGCGCTTCACCGCCCAGGTGGCGGACGCGCTGATGGAGCATCTCGCACCACGGGGCGTCCTCGTCGTCGTCGAGGCCGAGCACATGTGCATGAAGATGCGCGGCGTGCGCAAGGAGTGGCCGGTGATGACCACCATCGCCCATCGCGGCGAGCTGTCGCACGATCGGGAGCAGCGCGCCGAGGTGCTGGCACTCCTCGGTTTCGGCGGCAGCGCCGCGCCGCGCCGCGACGCCCGTCCGCGAGCCGGTGCGACGGAGGGGCCGAGCGACTCCCCCACCCGGCCGCTGCACCTCGTCTGA
- a CDS encoding SDR family oxidoreductase, with protein sequence MTRPLGPDDGPVLVTGATGYLGGRLVPRLLERGFTVRCLARDPRKLAARDWASHPRLELAAGDAGDRAALAAALAGCRAAYYLVHSMLVAGGEYAARDRELAATFRDAAAAAGVERLVYLGGLGETGTGLSEHLASRREVEAVLADGPVPVTVFRAAMIIGSGSASFETLRYLVERLPWMVTPRWVETECQPIAVRDVLRYLVDCLGVPETAGRTLDIGGPEVLSYREILQLTAAALGLPRRRIVPVPVLTPRLSSLWIHLVTPISARIARPLAEGLRNRVVCRDDEAERLLPGERLTMRQAIELAVGRTRSGATETTWSDAGPIPGDPDWAGGKLFEDRRTTQVAATPAALFAAVCRIGGGHGWYAADLLWRLRGALDRLAGGPGLRRGRRDPDHVAYGDALDFWRVTGVEPDRSLSLRAEMKLPGEALLRFEITPDAGDPSRPLLTQIARFQPRGLAGLAYWYAVAPFHGLVFRGMLEGIRREATRTGPQGSGPSQR encoded by the coding sequence ATGACTCGCCCTCTCGGACCCGACGACGGCCCCGTGCTGGTCACCGGGGCCACCGGCTATCTCGGCGGTCGCCTGGTGCCGCGACTGCTCGAACGCGGTTTCACCGTGCGCTGCCTGGCGCGCGATCCGCGCAAGCTGGCGGCGCGCGACTGGGCGTCCCACCCGCGGCTGGAGCTGGCCGCCGGCGACGCCGGCGATCGCGCCGCCCTGGCGGCCGCCCTGGCGGGCTGCCGCGCCGCCTACTACCTCGTCCACTCGATGCTGGTGGCCGGCGGCGAGTACGCGGCACGCGACCGCGAGCTCGCCGCCACCTTTCGCGACGCCGCGGCCGCCGCCGGTGTCGAGCGACTCGTCTACCTCGGGGGGCTCGGCGAGACCGGAACCGGGCTCTCCGAGCACCTCGCCTCGCGACGCGAGGTCGAAGCCGTGCTCGCCGACGGCCCGGTGCCGGTCACCGTCTTTCGTGCCGCGATGATCATCGGCTCGGGCTCGGCCTCCTTCGAGACGCTGCGCTATCTCGTCGAGCGCCTGCCCTGGATGGTGACGCCGCGCTGGGTGGAGACCGAGTGCCAACCGATCGCGGTGCGCGACGTGCTGCGCTACCTCGTCGACTGCCTCGGCGTTCCGGAGACCGCCGGCCGCACGCTCGACATCGGCGGCCCCGAAGTCCTCTCCTACCGCGAGATCCTGCAGCTCACCGCCGCAGCGCTCGGACTGCCGCGTCGCCGGATCGTGCCGGTGCCGGTGCTCACCCCTCGCCTCTCCTCGCTCTGGATCCACCTCGTGACGCCGATCTCGGCGCGCATCGCCCGGCCGCTCGCCGAAGGGCTCCGCAATCGAGTGGTCTGTCGTGACGACGAGGCCGAGCGACTGCTGCCTGGCGAGCGCCTCACCATGCGCCAGGCGATCGAGCTCGCGGTCGGGCGGACGCGCAGCGGCGCCACCGAGACCACCTGGAGCGACGCCGGACCGATCCCCGGCGACCCCGACTGGGCGGGCGGCAAGCTCTTCGAGGACCGGCGAACGACCCAGGTGGCGGCGACCCCCGCCGCGCTCTTCGCGGCGGTCTGCCGCATCGGCGGCGGCCACGGCTGGTACGCCGCCGACCTGCTGTGGCGACTGCGCGGCGCGCTCGACCGTCTGGCCGGAGGCCCGGGGCTCCGACGCGGGAGGCGCGACCCGGACCACGTCGCCTACGGCGATGCGCTCGACTTCTGGCGCGTCACCGGCGTCGAGCCGGATCGTTCCCTGTCGTTGCGCGCCGAGATGAAGCTCCCCGGCGAGGCTCTGCTGCGCTTCGAGATCACCCCCGACGCAGGCGACCCGAGCCGCCCTCTCCTCACCCAGATCGCCCGCTTCCAGCCGCGCGGCCTCGCCGGACTCGCCTACTGGTACGCCGTGGCGCCGTTTCACGGCCTCGTCTTCCGCGGCATGCTCGAGGGGATCCGCCGCGAGGCGACGCGCACCGGACCTCAGGGCAGCGGGCCGTCCCAGCGCTGA
- a CDS encoding (deoxy)nucleoside triphosphate pyrophosphohydrolase, producing the protein MSTPSPTLPETLLVVGAAIVETGRCLVAQRSPTMALPGKWEFPGGKVHPGEPPAAALAREIAEELGLTVEVGARIGVGFDDQGPRRIRLEVYRCTIRGGVLQLAEHTAVRWLGPDELEPLDWAEADLPVLPALRALLLACR; encoded by the coding sequence ATGAGCACCCCGTCGCCTACGCTGCCCGAAACGCTTCTGGTCGTCGGTGCGGCCATCGTCGAGACGGGGCGCTGCCTCGTGGCCCAGCGCTCGCCGACGATGGCGCTTCCGGGAAAATGGGAGTTCCCCGGCGGCAAGGTCCACCCCGGCGAGCCTCCGGCGGCAGCGCTGGCGCGCGAGATCGCCGAGGAGCTGGGCCTCACCGTCGAGGTCGGAGCGCGGATCGGCGTCGGCTTCGACGACCAGGGTCCGCGGCGCATTCGGCTCGAGGTCTACCGGTGCACGATCCGCGGCGGGGTGCTGCAATTGGCCGAGCACACCGCCGTCCGCTGGCTCGGGCCGGACGAGCTCGAACCGCTCGACTGGGCCGAAGCCGATCTGCCGGTCTTGCCGGCGCTTCGCGCGCTGCTGCTCGCCTGCCGTTGA
- a CDS encoding DinB family protein, whose product MAGDLTAVHARVLTQVRQMAALAADDSVLARRDDAVSHWSVGQQVEHLAITDQQILLALGKLAGEPDRDAERRAHPLGRLFLALNWIPRGVGKAPDFTRPQGVDAQRLRAQLSEVELALVDFGERLPDLGAVRGRIRHPRFGWLDLGQWLRFLEVHHHHHLKIVGDIRRSAAVS is encoded by the coding sequence ATGGCGGGCGATCTCACGGCAGTTCATGCGCGGGTGTTGACCCAGGTCCGGCAGATGGCGGCGCTCGCCGCGGACGATTCGGTCCTGGCACGGCGGGACGACGCGGTCTCGCACTGGAGCGTCGGCCAGCAGGTGGAGCACCTGGCGATCACCGACCAGCAGATCCTGCTCGCGCTCGGCAAGCTTGCCGGCGAGCCCGATCGCGATGCCGAACGTCGCGCCCATCCGCTCGGCCGGTTGTTCCTCGCGCTCAACTGGATTCCGCGCGGCGTCGGCAAGGCGCCCGATTTCACCCGACCGCAGGGGGTCGACGCGCAACGCTTGCGCGCCCAGCTTTCCGAGGTCGAGCTCGCCCTGGTCGACTTCGGCGAGCGGCTCCCCGACCTTGGTGCCGTGCGCGGTCGCATCCGCCATCCGCGCTTCGGCTGGCTCGATCTCGGGCAGTGGCTGCGTTTTCTCGAAGTGCACCACCACCACCATCTGAAGATCGTCGGCGACATCCGCCGGTCGGCTGCGGTCTCCTGA
- a CDS encoding methylated-DNA--[protein]-cysteine S-methyltransferase, with protein sequence MTDPDEILSTPIGPLRVRFDRGGALTSLRFPLEGEANPAEPPSVSPAAQALARQLEEYFAGRRERFEVTLAPEGTAFQRAVWEELVRIPPGTTASYGEIARRIGRPKAVRAVAQACGANPLPIVIPCHRVIGADGSLTGFGGGVALKRRLLVMEGSLHGALFRTEDETSR encoded by the coding sequence ATGACCGATCCCGACGAGATCCTCTCCACCCCCATCGGCCCGCTGCGCGTGCGCTTCGATCGCGGCGGCGCGCTCACCTCACTGCGCTTCCCGCTCGAGGGCGAGGCCAATCCGGCGGAGCCCCCGTCCGTCAGTCCGGCAGCCCAGGCACTGGCGCGCCAGCTCGAGGAGTACTTCGCCGGCCGCCGCGAGCGCTTCGAGGTGACGCTCGCCCCGGAGGGCACCGCCTTTCAGCGCGCGGTCTGGGAGGAGCTCGTGCGGATTCCGCCCGGCACCACGGCGAGCTACGGCGAGATCGCGCGTCGGATCGGCCGGCCGAAGGCGGTGCGCGCCGTCGCCCAGGCCTGCGGTGCGAACCCTCTGCCGATCGTCATCCCCTGCCATCGCGTGATCGGTGCCGACGGCTCGCTCACCGGGTTCGGCGGCGGGGTCGCGCTCAAGCGGCGCCTGCTCGTGATGGAAGGGTCCCTGCACGGAGCGCTCTTCCGCACCGAAGACGAGACCTCCAGGTAA
- a CDS encoding DUF1820 family protein — protein MARKQRIYKVLFTSNGQLVELYARQVTQGSLFGFIEVEDLIFGARSQVVVDPGEESLRHEFGEAKRLFLPLHAIVRIDEVEREGTSRMRAAPEGASTVRPFPIPVVKPGDPPHR, from the coding sequence ATGGCGAGGAAGCAGCGCATTTACAAGGTCCTCTTCACCAGCAACGGGCAGCTCGTCGAGCTCTACGCCCGCCAGGTGACGCAGGGGAGTCTCTTCGGCTTCATCGAGGTCGAAGATCTGATCTTCGGTGCGCGGTCGCAGGTGGTCGTCGATCCCGGCGAAGAGAGCCTGCGTCACGAGTTCGGCGAGGCCAAGCGCCTCTTCCTGCCGCTCCACGCCATCGTCCGCATCGACGAGGTCGAGCGCGAAGGGACGTCGCGCATGCGAGCCGCACCGGAGGGCGCCAGCACGGTCCGGCCGTTCCCCATCCCGGTCGTCAAGCCGGGCGATCCGCCACATCGCTGA
- a CDS encoding 4Fe-4S binding protein, whose product MNTEPAAPIAPRPTPPPHPSPVPASKLGRLASEALAASQSLWKLDREWPATALQGKASRWRSTQVRWLRHTVQLLFACLVLAIGVEFVRWVRGLEAGQLVGQRPPGVEGFLPLSGLMSLRHLWHSGEIHSVHPAALVLLLLFVGMSLAVKKSFCSWVCPVGGVSEMLAALSKRLFRRRIALPRWLDLPLRSLKYLLLAFFVWAIFVRMSAPLIASFLDSPYNRVADVKMLYFFERLSPLAGKVLLGLVAVSVVIPYAWCRYLCPYGALLGITSLLAPGKIVRHAPSCIDCGRCAKACPARLPVDQLSRVRSDECVGCLSCVADCPVPRALRVETPGWWGRLARPLRPAVAAALLVGLFLGGVAAARLSGHWRSSVPDAEVMQRIHSLDGPEYDHLR is encoded by the coding sequence ATGAATACCGAACCGGCTGCCCCCATTGCCCCTCGGCCCACCCCTCCGCCCCATCCGTCGCCGGTTCCGGCGTCGAAGCTCGGCCGCCTTGCCAGTGAGGCCCTGGCGGCCTCCCAGTCACTCTGGAAGCTCGACCGGGAGTGGCCTGCGACCGCCCTCCAAGGGAAGGCCTCTCGCTGGCGCAGCACGCAGGTGCGCTGGCTGCGTCACACGGTGCAACTCCTCTTCGCCTGCCTGGTGCTGGCCATCGGCGTCGAGTTCGTCCGCTGGGTCCGCGGGCTCGAGGCCGGGCAACTCGTCGGTCAGCGTCCGCCCGGCGTCGAAGGTTTCCTGCCGCTCTCCGGTCTCATGTCGTTGCGCCATCTCTGGCACAGCGGGGAGATCCACTCGGTCCACCCGGCGGCGCTCGTGCTGCTGCTGCTCTTCGTGGGGATGAGCCTCGCGGTCAAGAAGTCGTTCTGCTCCTGGGTCTGCCCGGTGGGCGGCGTCTCCGAGATGCTCGCCGCGCTCTCGAAGCGGCTCTTCCGGCGTCGGATCGCGCTGCCGCGCTGGCTCGATCTGCCGTTGCGCTCGCTCAAGTACCTGCTCCTCGCCTTCTTCGTCTGGGCCATTTTCGTTCGCATGTCGGCGCCGCTCATCGCTTCGTTCCTCGACTCGCCGTACAACCGGGTGGCCGACGTCAAGATGCTCTACTTCTTCGAGCGGCTCTCGCCGCTCGCCGGCAAGGTCCTGCTCGGGCTCGTCGCCGTGTCGGTCGTCATCCCGTATGCCTGGTGCCGCTACCTGTGCCCGTACGGAGCTCTGCTCGGCATCACCTCGCTGCTCGCGCCGGGCAAGATCGTCCGCCATGCCCCGTCGTGCATCGACTGCGGACGGTGCGCCAAGGCCTGCCCGGCGAGATTGCCGGTCGACCAGCTCTCGCGCGTGCGCTCGGACGAGTGCGTCGGTTGTCTCTCGTGCGTCGCCGACTGTCCGGTGCCACGGGCGTTGCGCGTCGAGACTCCCGGATGGTGGGGGCGCCTTGCACGCCCGCTGCGGCCAGCGGTCGCGGCGGCCCTGCTGGTCGGGCTCTTCCTCGGGGGGGTCGCGGCCGCGCGCCTCTCCGGCCACTGGCGTTCGAGTGTGCCCGACGCCGAGGTGATGCAGCGCATCCACTCCCTCGACGGGCCGGAGTACGACCACCTCCGCTAG
- the lpxC gene encoding UDP-3-O-[3-hydroxymyristoyl] N-acetylglucosamine deacetylase: MAPRALIVDDEPSILQTLSGVLSDQGVECLGTTSGEEALALYGAHRPDVVFLDVWLPDRDGLETLQAIRALDPQATVLMMSGHGTTSTAVRAIKMGAFDYLEKPLTYAQTIEALRSALDHRHQQMAGTTAEPPFYPDSAERRMPAPPALGILREGREPQRTLRHSSVVYGFGLHSGGRTGMVLQPLPPDSGIHFLSLPSGTAIPAHLDSVGDTDYATTLGRDVAAVRTVEHLLSALHAAGVTNLLVKLHGEVPVLDGSSSDFCRTLEQIGVEDQGLPRREVVIDRRYEVSSGPGKVLTAEPFDGLSVSYLLRYPPPIGEQFCEFTLDSFARYRDEIAPARTFGFMRDLKMMNELGLGSGGRLDNFILVGEDDVINTQLRFPDEFARHKVLDILGDLYLLGYPLRGKVTARLTGHRDNVAIVRAIVDANRLGPAGT, encoded by the coding sequence ATGGCGCCGCGCGCCCTGATCGTCGACGACGAGCCCAGCATTCTGCAGACCCTCTCCGGCGTGCTCTCGGACCAGGGGGTCGAATGCCTGGGGACGACCAGCGGCGAGGAGGCGCTCGCCCTCTACGGTGCGCATCGGCCCGACGTCGTGTTCCTCGACGTCTGGCTGCCCGATCGCGACGGCCTCGAGACGCTGCAGGCGATCCGCGCCCTCGATCCCCAGGCCACGGTGCTGATGATGTCCGGCCATGGCACCACGTCGACCGCCGTGCGGGCGATCAAGATGGGCGCGTTCGACTATCTGGAGAAGCCGCTCACCTACGCTCAGACGATCGAGGCCCTGCGCTCGGCGCTCGACCACCGCCATCAGCAGATGGCCGGCACGACCGCCGAGCCGCCGTTCTACCCCGACAGCGCCGAACGGCGGATGCCCGCGCCGCCGGCGCTCGGCATCCTGCGCGAAGGCCGCGAGCCGCAGCGCACGCTGCGCCACAGCTCGGTGGTCTACGGTTTCGGACTGCACTCCGGCGGGCGCACCGGGATGGTGCTCCAACCCCTGCCACCGGACTCCGGCATTCACTTCCTCTCGCTGCCGAGCGGGACGGCGATCCCGGCGCATCTCGACTCGGTCGGCGACACCGACTACGCCACGACCCTGGGACGCGACGTGGCCGCGGTGCGCACCGTCGAGCACCTGCTGTCGGCGCTTCACGCGGCCGGCGTGACCAACCTGCTGGTCAAGCTTCACGGCGAGGTGCCGGTGCTCGACGGCTCGTCGAGCGACTTCTGTCGCACCCTCGAGCAGATCGGCGTCGAGGACCAGGGCCTGCCGCGGCGCGAAGTGGTGATCGACCGCCGCTACGAGGTGTCGAGCGGCCCGGGCAAGGTGCTCACCGCCGAGCCGTTCGACGGTCTCTCGGTCTCCTACCTCCTGCGCTATCCGCCGCCGATCGGCGAGCAGTTCTGCGAATTCACGCTCGACTCGTTCGCCCGCTACCGCGACGAGATCGCCCCGGCACGCACCTTCGGCTTCATGCGTGACCTCAAGATGATGAACGAGCTCGGTCTCGGTTCCGGTGGGCGGCTCGACAACTTCATCCTGGTCGGCGAGGACGACGTGATCAACACCCAGCTGCGCTTCCCGGACGAGTTCGCACGCCACAAGGTGCTCGACATCCTCGGCGATCTCTATCTGCTCGGCTACCCGCTGCGCGGCAAGGTCACGGCGCGGCTGACCGGACATCGCGACAACGTGGCGATCGTCCGGGCCATCGTCGACGCCAACCGCCTCGGCCCGGCCGGCACCTAG
- a CDS encoding radical SAM protein — MNRPGERFVNLSATATVLSPEPSSVVAFDRAGRLITFARGESFFRRSLGSDLFERHRTAETRWRKLGDPEAVQHFAEARELALAMASEPGEVALRERVEREVAPWTPARLLAERERFDRTYRPIAILPPDQYLSVVVQATEGCTWNRCTFCSFYQDRPFRARGMVELGAHLAAVRELLGGDLARRRSVFLADGNALALGTRRLLPIFDRIARELPGLPVASFVDVWSGEKHDPADWHALVARGLTQVAIGMESGDDELLALVDKPGSVRELASFVAELKAAGVALSLIVIAGLGGERFRVRHREATVAALAALPLDRHDRVYLSPFVEDPASEYARRAAASGLQAMTPEAIADELATLAVALRAAGLRVGRYDLREFFY, encoded by the coding sequence ATGAACCGGCCCGGAGAGCGCTTCGTCAATCTCTCGGCGACGGCGACCGTTCTCTCGCCCGAGCCCTCCTCTGTCGTCGCGTTCGATCGCGCGGGACGCCTGATCACCTTCGCCCGGGGCGAGTCGTTCTTTCGCCGCAGTCTCGGTTCGGATCTCTTCGAGCGGCATCGTACGGCCGAGACGCGGTGGCGGAAGCTCGGCGATCCCGAGGCCGTGCAGCATTTCGCCGAGGCCCGTGAGCTCGCCCTGGCGATGGCGTCCGAACCCGGGGAGGTCGCGCTGCGCGAGCGGGTCGAGCGGGAGGTCGCCCCGTGGACTCCCGCTCGGCTGCTCGCCGAGCGCGAGCGCTTCGACCGCACCTATCGTCCGATCGCCATCCTGCCACCGGACCAGTACCTTTCGGTGGTCGTGCAGGCGACCGAAGGCTGCACCTGGAACCGCTGCACCTTCTGCTCGTTCTACCAGGACCGGCCGTTTCGCGCGCGTGGCATGGTCGAGCTCGGCGCGCACCTTGCCGCTGTCCGGGAGCTGCTCGGTGGGGACCTCGCGCGGCGCCGCTCCGTTTTCCTTGCCGACGGCAACGCCCTGGCTCTGGGGACGCGGCGGCTCCTGCCGATCTTCGACCGGATCGCGCGGGAGCTTCCGGGCCTGCCGGTGGCGAGCTTCGTCGATGTCTGGAGTGGCGAGAAGCACGACCCGGCCGACTGGCACGCGCTCGTCGCCCGCGGACTGACGCAGGTGGCGATCGGCATGGAGAGCGGGGACGACGAGCTGCTGGCGCTGGTCGACAAGCCGGGGAGCGTCCGCGAGCTGGCCTCGTTCGTCGCCGAGCTCAAGGCGGCGGGCGTGGCGCTCTCGTTGATCGTCATCGCCGGGCTGGGCGGGGAGCGGTTTCGCGTGCGCCACCGCGAGGCGACGGTCGCCGCGCTCGCCGCGCTGCCCCTCGATCGCCACGATCGCGTCTATCTCTCGCCGTTCGTCGAGGATCCGGCGTCGGAGTACGCCCGGCGGGCCGCGGCGAGCGGGTTGCAAGCGATGACACCCGAGGCGATCGCCGACGAGCTCGCGACGCTCGCGGTGGCCCTGCGTGCCGCCGGGCTGCGCGTCGGTCGCTACGACCTGCGCGAGTTCTTCTACTGA
- a CDS encoding DUF1330 domain-containing protein, with product MPAYVLVEITVTDPTTYERYKRLAEASVAAHGGRYLVRGGRVEPLEGKRSLQRLVILEFPSMEQARTWWASPEYAAAKPVRAASATTEMILLDGYAPAAT from the coding sequence ATGCCTGCCTACGTCCTGGTCGAAATCACCGTGACCGACCCGACCACCTACGAGCGCTACAAGCGGCTGGCGGAGGCGTCGGTCGCCGCCCACGGCGGGCGCTACCTGGTGCGCGGCGGCCGGGTCGAGCCGCTCGAAGGGAAGCGCTCGCTCCAGCGACTGGTGATTCTCGAGTTCCCCTCGATGGAGCAGGCACGGACCTGGTGGGCGTCCCCGGAATACGCCGCCGCCAAGCCGGTCCGGGCGGCGAGCGCGACGACCGAGATGATCCTGCTCGACGGCTACGCGCCGGCGGCGACCTGA
- a CDS encoding MFS transporter, producing MNCTTVARSLHPLVRHRGRRARGYDPPVTLRRKLAWVAVLYFAEGFPYGIAYDVWPVYFRLHGVSLREIGLMSLLFLPYTLKPAWAPFADRVGSRQGWIAACQVGLAALCLAMLGFDAAHPGAALWGILLAFTFLSATQDISIDAYAVDVSTPRDSGLINGMRVSLYRGALLFAGGVLLLLADRPTFGWTGVWILAACLCLASAVLAFASPRVPREHAGRVVPAALDGTVAPLKRFGPGQAALLAAAGVLVAQAYRTDWQGLWVTLAVIAGSFALVSFLSPEMLRWAFRREMLPVVAFVLCFKIGDSMLGRMVKPFWVDRGMTPTEIGLFSSGIGMGLTILGALAGGWFIQRRGVFSGLFWLGAAQLVSNFGYVVVAALDLPRGDASLLGLSFGPFQATLYAASAIESICQGLGTAAFLSFLMNLCDRSHAATQYALLSAGFSLSRDLAGAFSGIGVEGLGYPIYFAITAALALPGLALLPWVRRMIREQGDPPAGNPAPATLG from the coding sequence GTGAACTGTACGACCGTCGCGCGCTCGCTGCATCCTCTCGTCCGGCATCGAGGCCGGCGGGCACGCGGTTATGATCCGCCGGTGACGCTGCGCCGCAAGCTCGCCTGGGTGGCCGTCCTCTACTTCGCGGAGGGGTTCCCCTACGGCATCGCGTACGACGTCTGGCCAGTCTACTTCCGCCTGCACGGGGTCTCGTTGCGCGAGATCGGCCTCATGTCGCTCCTCTTCCTGCCTTACACGCTCAAACCCGCCTGGGCGCCGTTCGCCGACCGGGTCGGCTCGCGTCAGGGGTGGATCGCCGCCTGCCAGGTCGGCCTCGCCGCCCTCTGCCTGGCGATGCTCGGATTCGACGCCGCACACCCGGGTGCGGCGCTCTGGGGGATCCTGCTCGCCTTCACCTTCCTCTCGGCGACGCAGGACATCTCGATCGACGCCTACGCGGTCGACGTCTCGACGCCGCGCGACAGCGGACTGATCAACGGCATGCGGGTCTCTCTCTACCGCGGCGCATTGCTCTTCGCCGGCGGCGTGTTGCTGCTCCTGGCGGACCGTCCCACCTTCGGTTGGACCGGCGTCTGGATCCTCGCCGCCTGCCTCTGCCTCGCCTCGGCGGTCCTCGCCTTCGCCAGCCCTCGCGTCCCGCGCGAGCACGCCGGCCGGGTGGTTCCCGCCGCGCTCGACGGCACCGTCGCGCCGCTGAAGCGCTTCGGCCCCGGGCAGGCAGCGTTGCTCGCTGCCGCCGGCGTCCTCGTGGCCCAGGCCTACCGCACCGACTGGCAAGGGCTCTGGGTGACGCTCGCCGTGATCGCCGGGTCGTTCGCCCTCGTCTCCTTCCTGTCGCCGGAGATGCTGCGCTGGGCCTTTCGTCGCGAGATGCTGCCGGTCGTCGCGTTCGTGCTCTGCTTCAAGATCGGCGACTCGATGCTCGGGCGGATGGTCAAGCCGTTCTGGGTCGATCGCGGCATGACGCCGACCGAGATCGGCCTCTTCTCCTCCGGCATCGGCATGGGACTGACGATTCTCGGCGCGCTCGCCGGCGGCTGGTTCATCCAGCGCCGCGGCGTCTTCTCCGGATTGTTCTGGCTGGGTGCCGCGCAACTCGTGTCGAACTTCGGTTATGTCGTGGTCGCGGCGCTCGACCTGCCGCGCGGCGACGCCAGCCTGCTCGGCCTTTCGTTCGGCCCCTTTCAAGCGACGCTCTACGCGGCCTCGGCGATCGAGTCGATCTGCCAGGGGTTGGGCACCGCGGCCTTCCTCTCGTTCCTGATGAACCTCTGCGACCGCTCGCATGCGGCAACGCAGTACGCCCTGCTCTCGGCCGGATTCTCGCTGTCGCGAGACCTCGCCGGCGCCTTCTCGGGAATCGGCGTCGAAGGGCTCGGCTACCCGATCTACTTCGCCATCACTGCGGCGCTCGCCCTGCCGGGGCTCGCCCTGCTGCCGTGGGTCCGTCGGATGATCCGCGAGCAGGGCGACCCACCCGCCGGCAACCCGGCTCCGGCCACCCTCGGCTGA
- a CDS encoding VTT domain-containing protein yields MRDFLHLIGTVEGLTELIRWGGLAALIGIVFAETGLLVGFFLPGDSLLVTAGFVCATTGALELWHLLVFISLAAIVGDSTGYAIGKKAGPPLYSRPDSRFFKREHLLRTKEFYERYGGMTIVLARFMPFARTFAPVVAGVAQMRYRRFVFFNIAGGIAWVCSMILLGYFFGQIPFVQRHLEKVLVLIILISVAPVFVHWWKGRRAKSGAPAPSAD; encoded by the coding sequence CTGCGCGACTTCCTCCATCTCATCGGTACCGTCGAGGGTCTCACCGAGCTGATCCGCTGGGGCGGGCTCGCAGCGCTCATCGGCATCGTCTTCGCCGAGACCGGCCTGCTCGTCGGCTTTTTCCTGCCGGGCGACTCGCTGCTCGTCACCGCCGGCTTCGTCTGCGCCACGACCGGCGCGCTCGAGCTCTGGCACCTGCTCGTCTTCATCTCGCTCGCCGCCATCGTCGGCGATTCGACCGGCTACGCCATCGGCAAGAAGGCCGGGCCACCGCTCTACTCGCGGCCCGACTCGCGGTTCTTCAAGCGCGAGCACCTGCTGCGCACCAAGGAGTTCTACGAACGCTACGGCGGGATGACGATCGTCCTCGCCCGCTTCATGCCGTTCGCCCGTACCTTCGCACCGGTCGTCGCCGGCGTCGCGCAGATGCGCTATCGCCGCTTCGTCTTCTTCAACATCGCCGGTGGCATCGCCTGGGTCTGCTCGATGATCCTGCTCGGCTACTTCTTCGGCCAGATCCCCTTCGTGCAACGCCATCTCGAGAAGGTCCTGGTGCTGATCATCCTGATCTCCGTGGCACCGGTCTTCGTGCATTGGTGGAAGGGGCGGCGCGCCAAGAGCGGAGCTCCGGCTCCGTCAGCGGACTGA